The Candidatus Rokuibacteriota bacterium genomic sequence CGGGCGATCTCGAGGTCGAGCGCGGTCATGCCCGCGCGACCGTCCACGACGAAGACGAGCAGGTCAGCCTCTTCGATGGCCATCATGACCTGGTCGCGCACGGCTGCGATCAGGTCGGACTGGGTGCTGGGGTCGAAGCCGCCCGTGTCCACCACGGTCGCCTGCCAGCGCTCGAAGACTGTGGTGCCGTAGAGCCGGTCTCGGGTCACGCCCGGCACGTCGTGGACGAGGGAGCGGCGGCGGCCGACCAGGCGGTTGAAGAGCGTGGACTTGCCCACGTTGGGCCGGCCGACGAGAGCGATGACCGGACGGATCACGACGTGGCCGGCCGCTCAGCGGCCGAGGAGGGCGGCGGCGAGCGCGCTTGGTGTGGTTTCGACGGGCCGGACGGGCACGCCAAGCGACGCGCTGAGATCGGCGGGCGAGAGGTCGTCGAGGAAGACCCCTGCCCCGTCGCGAATGGCCACCGCGGGGACGAGGACCTCGTCTCCGAGCGGCAGCCCGGCGAGCTGCGCCGCGATGTCCTGTCCGGTCAGGAGCCCGGCGACGCCGATGCCGTGACCGAACCAGTCGTTGACCACCGCCGCCAGCTCGACGCGCAGGCCCCGAACGCTGATGCGATCCAGGAGACGCCGCATGCGCGGGGCGAACATCGAGCCGGTGACCACTGTCACTGAGCGCTCTCGACCCACGCGCGCGGGCAGCCGGCGCGCCGCGCTCGCGAAGCCATCGCTGAAGCGCCGAACGAGGCCGATTCCGTCCTCGATCACCGGGAAGCCTTCGTATGCGGCGGCCACAGGCAGCGGCCGCCCGGCCTCGAGGTACACCTCGTCCGACGCCCAGACGAAGCGCGTGCCTAGGGCCTCCCGGAACTCGCGCTGCCAACCTTCGATCGTCTGCGCCAGCTCGCCCGCCTCGGCGCCCGTCAGGGTGCGGAGCTCCGGCAGTCTCTCGCGGTGCCGGGTCAACCCTACGGGGACGACGGCGGTGGTGGCGACGTGTGGGTGGAGGCGGGCCAGCTCGCGCACCGAGCGCTCGAGCTGGGCGCCGTCGTTCCAGTCGGGCACGAGGACGATCTGCGCGTGCATCACGATGCCCGCCTTGGCCAGGCGCTCCATGACGGGCAAGATCTCGCGGCGAACGCGCGGCTGGCCCAGGAGGCGGTGGCGAAGGTCCGGATCGGTCGCGTGGACGGAGACGTAGAGCGGCGAGAGGCGCTGCTCCTCGATGCGCCGAAGCTCGTCCTCGTCCAGATCGGTCAGGGTGATGTAGTTGCCGTGGAGGAACGAGAGCCTGAAGTCGTCATCCTTGACGTAGAGGCTCTTCCGCATGCCCCGCGGCAGCTGGTGGATGAAGCAGAACACACACTTGTTGCTGCACGTATCGATCTCGCCCGGGCGGGGCGCCTCGAGCTCGAGGCCGAGGTCGGGCCCCGTCCGGCGCAGGACGGCGCTTCGCGTTCGCCCCTCCCGCTCGACCGACAGGCGCAGCTCGGCCAGGCCGGCATGAAAGTGGAAGTCGATGACGTCCCTGAGCCGCTCGCCGTTGATGGCCACGATGCGGTCGCCCGAGCGGAGCCCCGCCCGCGCGGCAGGCGTCCGCTGCCGCACGGCCGCCACGACCACGCCGCCCTGGCCTGGCTCAGCGCAGCTGGTCATGCCGGCTCAGCGCAGCTGGTCATGCCGGATGCGCGGCGGCGAAGCCACCAGGGGATCGTCCGCCGGCGGGTTCAGCTGTTTGAGCCCCTGCACGAGGTACTGGAGCCCTGAGGCGACAGTGAAGAACGCAGCCACCCAGGCCGCGCCCTTCGGCAGCGACAGCAGCATCTTGAAATAGAACGCGAGCATGGCGGAGAGGACCGTCGCCATCTGGAAGAGCGTCGAGGCCTTCCCGAGCCAGCTGGGCGTCGGATGCACGGTGCCCCCGGCGACGTGGATGACGAGGACGCCGACGCTCAGCATGAGGTCACGGCTGACCACCACGGCTGCGATCCAGAATGGGATGACCTTGAGGTAGGTCAGGGTGATGAAGGCGGACGTGAGGAGGAGCTTGTCGGCGACCGGATCGAGGAAGGCGCCCAGCCGCGTCTGCCGTCCCCGCGTCCGCGCGATGTAGCCGTCGAGCAGGTCAGTCAGGCTCGCCGCGCAGAAGACGAGGACAGCCCAACCCGCCTGCCGGTAGACCAGCAGCGTCACGAAGACCGGGATGAGCAGGATGCGGAGCGTCGTCAGCCAGTTTGCGAGTCCCATGGGATCATCCGCTGCGGACGAGGCCCAAGTCTACCATTCCGGGCGGCCCTGCCGGCGCGAAACTGGTTGGGCTCAAGCCATTTACCTAGCCCGTCTGGCACCTAGCTCGTCTGGCGGTAGGGCTCGACGAAGGCCAGGAGGCGGGGCGGCAGCTCGACGTCGAGGTGGATCCCGTCTGCGTCGTCCGAGCGCGCCAGGACGCGGCCGCGCTCGTAGCAGCGGGCAAGCGCCGTGCCGTCCCGGTACGGAATGATCAGGGTGACGCGCTCCACCCCCGGGCGCAGCGCGAGCTCGATGCGGTTGAGGAGCGCCTCCACTCCCTCGCCCGTGCGGGCCGAGAGCGCGACGCCCTCGAACCGGTCCACGAGCGCGCTGAGCGCCGCGTCCCCATCCAGACGATCGACCTTGTTGAGCGCCACGATGGTCGGGCGGGGGCCGAGCTCGAGCTCGGACAGGAGCGAGTCCACCGCCAGCATCTGCTCGTCGAGGCCTGGGTGGCTGGCGTCCACCACGTGGACGAGGACGTCCGCCTCCTCCAGCTCCTCGAGGGTCGCCTTGAATGCCGCCACGAGCTGGTGGGGAAGCTTGCGAATGAAGCCGACCGTGTCTGTCAAAATGAACGGAGCGTGAGCGTTCCGGGAGCAGAGCCGCGCCGCCGGGTCGAGGGTCACGAAGAGCTGGTCCGCCGCCGCGTGCTCCGCGCCCGTGAGGCGGTTGAGGAGCGTGGTCTTGCCCGCGTTGGTGTAACCGACGAGGGCCACCACGGGCACGCCGGCGGCCTTCCGCCGGTGGCGCAGCAGCTTGCGGTGCACGCGCACGCGCCCCAGCTCCCTGCGGATCTTCTCGATCCGGTGGCGGATCATGCGGCGGTCGGACTCGAGCTGGGTCTCGCCGGGGCCCCGGGTGCCGATGCCGCCCCCGAGCCTCTCCAGGTGCTTCCACTGCCCCACGAGGCGAGGCAGGAGATAGGACAGCTGGGCGAGCTCGACCTGGAGCTTGCCCTCCATGGTCCGCGCCCGCTGGGCGAAGATATCGAGGATGAGCGCGGTGCGATCGATGACCTTGAGCCCGAGCGAGCCGACGAGGTTGCGCTCCTGCACGGGAGACAGTGCGTCGTCGGAGATCATGAGGTTGGCGCCCTCCCGCTCCGAAGAGGCCCTGAGCTCGTCCACCTTGCCCTTGCCGAAATAGAGCGTGGGCGTGGGCGCGAGCCGCTCCTGGGTGACGCGGCCGACGACTAGGGCGCCGGCCGACTCGGCGAGGCGGCCCAGCTCGTCCAGGGACTCTTCGACTTCGTACCGGCGCTGTTTCGGCAGCCGCAAGGCCGCCAGGAGCGCCCGTTCCCTCTTCCTCACGCGATCCATCCCTCCCGCAAGATGTGCTTGTGGATGCACTCGGCGGCGCCCTCGACGCCGCCCACCTCGTCCACGTCCAGCCACTGAATCTCCGGCTCCCGCGCGAACCATGTCATCTGGCGCTTCGCGTAGCGCTGGGTGTCGCGGACCATGAGCCTCTGCGCCTCGGCCGGAGACAAGCGGCCCCTCGCGACCTTGGCCCACTGGCGGTAGCCTATGCCCGCCATGCCGGGTGCGGTTTCGTCATGGCCGGCAGCCAAGAGGCGCCGCACCTCTTCCATCATCCCACCCGCCAGCATGCTTCGCGCGCGTTCCTCGAGTGCCCGGTTGAGGGCGACGCGCTCCCGGCGGAGCCCGAACATCACGACGCGCCAGGGCGGGACCGCCCGCGCCCAGCCTCCAGACGTCGCGGCCCCGCGACCGTGCTTCTCGATCGCCCGGATGAGCCGCACCCGGTCGTTGGGGTGGAGCCGGGCCGCGCGCTCGGGATCGAGCGCTCTGAGGCGCTCGTGGAGGGCCGCCGGCCCGTTCGTCCTTGCGGCCTCCTCCAGCTGAGCCCGCAGCGCCGCGTCGGCAGGCGGCGCTGCATCGAGCCCCCGCAGGAGCGCCCGCACGTAGAGGCCCGTGCCTCCCACGACGACTGGAAGGCGCCCGGCCGCGCGAATCGTCTCGATCGCCTGCGCCGCATCCAGCCGGAAGCGCGCCGCGTGGTAGCGCTCGCCGGGCTCGATCAGATCGAGGAGATGATGCGTCGCGGCCTTGCGCTCATCGGAGGTCGGCTTGCCGGTCGCGGCGTCCATGCCCCGGTAGACCTGGCGCGAGTCAGCGCTTACGACCTCCATCGGTACGCTGGCGGCGAGGCGCGCGGCGACGGCGGTCTTCCCCACCCCGGTGGGGCCGACTATTAGAAGAAGCGGAGGCGGGATCACCATGTCCGCCTGAGCTCCCGCTTGATCTCCTTGAGCGACAGCCGCGAGACGATGGGCCGCCCGTGCGGACAGAAGTACGGGGTCTCGGTGGCCGAGAGGTCCGCGAGCAGGCGCACCATTTCTTCGCGCTGCAAGGGGGCGTGCGCCTTGATCGCGGCGCGGCAGGCGACGAAGGCCAGCGCCCGTTCCACGAGGGGTGCCTGCTGCGCCCCGGCCGGCGAGCCCACTTCGTCGAGCAGCCCTTCGATGAGCCGCCGGGGCTCCTCGGCCTTGAGGAGCGCGGGCACGGCGCGCAGGAGCGCGCTCTGGCCGCCGAAGCCTTCGAGGTCGAATCCCAGGACCTCGAGGTCACCCGACCACTCCTCGAGGAGCCCGGCCTTGCCGGGTCCGAGCTCGAGGGTCTGAGGGAAGAGCAGGACCTGCGAGGCCAAGGGGCCCGAGGCGAGGTTCCGCCGCAGCTCTTCGAAGAGCACGCGCTCGTGGGCGACGTGCTGGTCGATGAAGAAGACTTCCTCGTCGCTGGCCGCGACGACGAAGGTCTCCTGCAGCTGGCCGACGACCGCGCCGAACCGCCCTGTCCCGAAAGAAGCCGCTGTTTCCTGGAACAGGGCGCCTTGATTGTTTGGGAACGGCGGCCCAGACAGCGGGAGGGGCGACTGCGGACTGGGGGAGTACGGGGGCCATTTCTGGGCCCCCGTTGCTGAACGACCAAGGCCTTGCTGGGGCTGGACGACGCGCTGCGAGCGGAGGGCGTCCTGGACGGCGCGGAACACCGCCTCCTGCACCAGCCGCGGCGAGCGGAAGCGGACCCAGGCCTTGCTCGGGTGGACGTTGACGTCGACTTCGGGCAGGGGCAGGTCGATCAGGAGCGCCGCCACCGGGAATTGGTGGCGAGGGAGCATGGGCCGGTAGGCTTCGATCAGGCCCTGGGCCAGCGCCGTATCCTTGACCGGACGGCCGTTGACGATCAGGGTGATCTCGTCGCGGTTGCCGCGCGCCCGCTGTGGCGGCGCCGCGAGCCCGGTGACGCGCACATTCCCCTGCGTGTGATCCACTTCCAGCATCGCCTCCGCCGTCTCGAAACCCAAGACGGCGCCGACGCGGTCCCGCAGGGTTGCCGCCGCCGGCGCCGTCAACACAGCCTTGCCGTGGTGGAGGGCGCGGAGCTGAAGGTCAGGCCGCGAGAGTGCGATGCCCTGGAGGAGCCGGAGGATGAAGGCCAGCTCGGCCGGCGCGCTCCGGAGAAACTTGAGCCGCGCCGGCGTGTTGAAGAAGAGATCCTGGGTCTCGACGGACGTGCCGGGCGCGGCCTCGACCTCGAGACGATCGACGACCGTGCCTCCCGCCCCGCGCACGAGAGTGCCCACGGCGCCGCCGCGGGGGCATGAGAGGATCTCGAAACGGCTGACGGCGCAGATGGCCGGCAGGGCCTCGCCGCGAAAGCCCAGGGTCGCGATGGCGGCCAGGTCACCCTCGTCGGAGATCTTCGACGTCGCGTGGCGCCGGAGCGCCATGTCCACATCGGCTCCCGTCATGCCGGCGCCGTCGTCCGTGACGCGGATGAGCTGCCTTCCTGCGTCTTTCAGCTCCACCGTGATGACACGCCCACCGGCGTCGATCGCGTTCTCAACGAGCTCCTTGACCACCGACGCCGGCCGCTCCACGACCTCACCCGCGGCGATCTTGTTGATGAGGTGATCGGGCAGCAGGCGGATGGGGTTCACGGCTGCGCCTTGAGGCGCCGCTGCCACTCGGCCAGGAGGTTGAGCGCCTCGAGCGGGGTGAGCGACGAGACGTCGAGCGCGCCCAGCTCCTTGAGCACGGGGTCAGCAGTATGCGGGAAGAGACCGAGCTGTGGAACCGGCTCGGGCTGACCCGGGACGAGCGCGCCCGGATTCTGGCTGAGGTCGGCGAGGATTTCCCGCGCGCGCGCGATGACGGCCTTCGGCAGCCCGGCCAGGCGGGCGACCTGGATGCCGTAGGACCGGTCTGTCCCGCCGGGCCCCACCTTGTGAAGGAAGATGATCTCGTCGTTCCATTCCTTGACGGCGACGTGGAAGTTGCGGACGCGCG encodes the following:
- the hflX gene encoding GTPase HflX — protein: MRKRERALLAALRLPKQRRYEVEESLDELGRLAESAGALVVGRVTQERLAPTPTLYFGKGKVDELRASSEREGANLMISDDALSPVQERNLVGSLGLKVIDRTALILDIFAQRARTMEGKLQVELAQLSYLLPRLVGQWKHLERLGGGIGTRGPGETQLESDRRMIRHRIEKIRRELGRVRVHRKLLRHRRKAAGVPVVALVGYTNAGKTTLLNRLTGAEHAAADQLFVTLDPAARLCSRNAHAPFILTDTVGFIRKLPHQLVAAFKATLEELEEADVLVHVVDASHPGLDEQMLAVDSLLSELELGPRPTIVALNKVDRLDGDAALSALVDRFEGVALSARTGEGVEALLNRIELALRPGVERVTLIIPYRDGTALARCYERGRVLARSDDADGIHLDVELPPRLLAFVEPYRQTS
- a CDS encoding DUF512 domain-containing protein; the protein is MTSCAEPGQGGVVVAAVRQRTPAARAGLRSGDRIVAINGERLRDVIDFHFHAGLAELRLSVEREGRTRSAVLRRTGPDLGLELEAPRPGEIDTCSNKCVFCFIHQLPRGMRKSLYVKDDDFRLSFLHGNYITLTDLDEDELRRIEEQRLSPLYVSVHATDPDLRHRLLGQPRVRREILPVMERLAKAGIVMHAQIVLVPDWNDGAQLERSVRELARLHPHVATTAVVPVGLTRHRERLPELRTLTGAEAGELAQTIEGWQREFREALGTRFVWASDEVYLEAGRPLPVAAAYEGFPVIEDGIGLVRRFSDGFASAARRLPARVGRERSVTVVTGSMFAPRMRRLLDRISVRGLRVELAAVVNDWFGHGIGVAGLLTGQDIAAQLAGLPLGDEVLVPAVAIRDGAGVFLDDLSPADLSASLGVPVRPVETTPSALAAALLGR
- the mutL gene encoding DNA mismatch repair endonuclease MutL, translated to MNPIRLLPDHLINKIAAGEVVERPASVVKELVENAIDAGGRVITVELKDAGRQLIRVTDDGAGMTGADVDMALRRHATSKISDEGDLAAIATLGFRGEALPAICAVSRFEILSCPRGGAVGTLVRGAGGTVVDRLEVEAAPGTSVETQDLFFNTPARLKFLRSAPAELAFILRLLQGIALSRPDLQLRALHHGKAVLTAPAAATLRDRVGAVLGFETAEAMLEVDHTQGNVRVTGLAAPPQRARGNRDEITLIVNGRPVKDTALAQGLIEAYRPMLPRHQFPVAALLIDLPLPEVDVNVHPSKAWVRFRSPRLVQEAVFRAVQDALRSQRVVQPQQGLGRSATGAQKWPPYSPSPQSPLPLSGPPFPNNQGALFQETAASFGTGRFGAVVGQLQETFVVAASDEEVFFIDQHVAHERVLFEELRRNLASGPLASQVLLFPQTLELGPGKAGLLEEWSGDLEVLGFDLEGFGGQSALLRAVPALLKAEEPRRLIEGLLDEVGSPAGAQQAPLVERALAFVACRAAIKAHAPLQREEMVRLLADLSATETPYFCPHGRPIVSRLSLKEIKRELRRTW
- the miaA gene encoding tRNA (adenosine(37)-N6)-dimethylallyltransferase MiaA; protein product: MVIPPPLLLIVGPTGVGKTAVAARLAASVPMEVVSADSRQVYRGMDAATGKPTSDERKAATHHLLDLIEPGERYHAARFRLDAAQAIETIRAAGRLPVVVGGTGLYVRALLRGLDAAPPADAALRAQLEEAARTNGPAALHERLRALDPERAARLHPNDRVRLIRAIEKHGRGAATSGGWARAVPPWRVVMFGLRRERVALNRALEERARSMLAGGMMEEVRRLLAAGHDETAPGMAGIGYRQWAKVARGRLSPAEAQRLMVRDTQRYAKRQMTWFAREPEIQWLDVDEVGGVEGAAECIHKHILREGWIA
- the pgsA gene encoding CDP-diacylglycerol--glycerol-3-phosphate 3-phosphatidyltransferase produces the protein MGLANWLTTLRILLIPVFVTLLVYRQAGWAVLVFCAASLTDLLDGYIARTRGRQTRLGAFLDPVADKLLLTSAFITLTYLKVIPFWIAAVVVSRDLMLSVGVLVIHVAGGTVHPTPSWLGKASTLFQMATVLSAMLAFYFKMLLSLPKGAAWVAAFFTVASGLQYLVQGLKQLNPPADDPLVASPPRIRHDQLR